In a genomic window of Rhizobium sp. N324:
- the ctaD gene encoding cytochrome c oxidase subunit I has protein sequence MRWFGKIPSPADLAAGDEKAEAALRRTWSTPTGVLGALSTVDHKIIGRRYIATAFVFLMLGGVLALAMRLQLAFPEARFISADRYNQIFTVHGSNMMFLFAVPVMEAMAVYLVPLMVGTRNIAFPRLNAFSYWIFLAGGLLLWISLALDTAPDVGWFAYVPLAGPQYGPGKRADIWAQMITFTEVSALAVAVEIVVTVFKLRAPGMSLDRIPIFVWSMLVTAFLVIMAMPAIMLASSSLILDRLVGTQFFNPAEGGDALLWQHLFWFFGHPEVYIIFLPAVGMVSAMISTFTQRPTFGYLPLVLAMIATGVLAFGLWVHHMFVAGLPRVGSSFFTASSMAIAIPAGTQIFCWLATLWDGRPIFKTPMLFIIGFLITFVIGGLTGVMVASVPFDTQVHDTYFVVAHFHYVLIGGSVFPLIGAIYYWFPKMTGRMMSETLGRWAFGLIFTGFHLTFFPMHILGLQGMPRRVYTYPPELPWAGLNLFVSLSAVILAAGFLIFFIDVLRSVRHGPEAGSNPWNASTLEWAMPSPPPPYNFRHIPVVESREPLWTSGETLPVATGLRLDRRELIVSSVAAADPEAREASPADSIWPFLAAIATSIMLIASIFSPWAVIWGAIPVAITLTGWFWPKQTPEDES, from the coding sequence ATGAGGTGGTTCGGCAAAATTCCCTCCCCTGCCGATCTGGCAGCCGGCGACGAAAAGGCCGAAGCCGCCCTCCGGCGCACCTGGTCGACGCCGACAGGCGTGCTGGGCGCTCTCTCCACCGTCGACCACAAGATCATCGGGCGGCGCTATATCGCCACCGCCTTCGTCTTTTTGATGCTCGGCGGCGTTCTGGCGCTGGCAATGCGCCTGCAGCTCGCCTTCCCCGAGGCCCGCTTCATCAGCGCAGACCGTTACAACCAGATCTTCACCGTGCACGGAAGCAACATGATGTTCCTGTTTGCCGTGCCGGTGATGGAGGCGATGGCCGTCTATCTGGTTCCTCTGATGGTCGGCACCCGCAACATCGCCTTTCCCAGGCTGAATGCCTTCTCGTACTGGATCTTTCTCGCCGGCGGGCTGCTTTTGTGGATTTCGCTCGCCCTCGACACCGCCCCCGATGTCGGATGGTTCGCTTACGTGCCCCTGGCCGGGCCGCAATATGGCCCTGGCAAGCGGGCAGACATCTGGGCCCAGATGATCACCTTTACGGAGGTCTCAGCCCTTGCCGTTGCCGTCGAAATCGTCGTGACCGTCTTCAAACTGCGCGCGCCTGGCATGTCGCTCGACCGGATCCCGATCTTCGTCTGGTCGATGCTGGTCACAGCATTTCTGGTCATCATGGCCATGCCGGCAATCATGCTCGCCAGTTCGTCGCTCATTCTCGACCGGCTGGTCGGCACACAATTTTTCAATCCGGCCGAAGGCGGCGACGCTCTCCTCTGGCAGCATCTGTTCTGGTTTTTCGGCCACCCCGAGGTCTATATCATCTTTCTGCCCGCCGTCGGCATGGTCTCGGCGATGATCTCCACCTTCACGCAGCGCCCGACCTTCGGCTATTTGCCGCTGGTGCTGGCGATGATCGCGACAGGCGTTCTCGCCTTCGGTCTCTGGGTACACCACATGTTCGTTGCCGGCCTGCCACGCGTCGGCAGCAGTTTCTTCACCGCATCGAGCATGGCAATCGCCATTCCGGCAGGCACCCAGATTTTCTGTTGGCTCGCAACACTGTGGGACGGCCGCCCCATCTTCAAGACACCGATGCTCTTCATCATCGGTTTTCTCATCACCTTCGTCATCGGCGGGTTGACCGGGGTGATGGTGGCATCGGTGCCCTTCGATACGCAGGTCCATGACACGTATTTCGTCGTGGCGCATTTTCACTATGTGCTGATCGGCGGTTCCGTCTTCCCGCTCATCGGTGCGATATACTATTGGTTCCCCAAGATGACCGGCCGGATGATGAGCGAGACGCTCGGCCGGTGGGCCTTCGGGCTGATCTTCACCGGCTTCCACCTCACCTTCTTCCCGATGCACATTCTCGGCCTGCAAGGCATGCCGCGGCGCGTCTACACCTATCCGCCAGAATTGCCCTGGGCGGGATTGAACCTCTTCGTCAGCCTCAGTGCCGTCATCCTCGCCGCCGGCTTTCTGATCTTCTTCATCGACGTCCTGCGCAGTGTCCGCCATGGCCCGGAGGCCGGCTCCAATCCCTGGAACGCCTCGACATTGGAATGGGCGATGCCTTCGCCCCCGCCCCCTTATAATTTCCGGCATATTCCGGTGGTCGAATCCCGCGAGCCGCTCTGGACTTCGGGCGAGACGCTGCCGGTCGCAACCGGATTGCGGCTCGACCGGCGCGAACTGATCGTCAGCAGCGTCGCAGCGGCGGATCCTGAAGCCCGGGAGGCCTCGCCCGCCGACTCCATCTGGCCTTTTCTGGCAGCCATTGCCACGAGCATCATGCTGATTGCCTCGATCTTCAGCCCATGGGCAGTCATCTGGGGTGCTATCCCCGTGGCGATTACGCTGACCGGATGGTTCTGGCCGAAGCAAACGCCGGAGGACGAGTCATGA
- the coxB gene encoding cytochrome c oxidase subunit II, with protein sequence MKIAPACVLFLSGCAGTQSALDADGPSALALENLIILFVAVCGIVFVLVMGVMAWALVRSPGAPDRPRPQTERSMGRVVAGAVVATFVVITFLTAASFYATPGLDRGKADPPTILVRGQQWWWQFTYLDPDPARTFQTANELHIPVGTDVRLRLEASDVIHSFWVPNLTGKQDLVPGRENALTLHASKAGVYRGQCAEFCGLQHSHMALLVIAEEPDDHARWLEAQRGAAVLPADSEAAAGKLVFMSKPCAACHTIRGTEASGTTGPDLTHVGSRSMIAAGLLDNTRGSVAAWIADPQTLKPGNNMPLVPVSSEELRQLSAYMKALR encoded by the coding sequence TTGAAAATTGCTCCGGCATGCGTGCTCTTTCTCTCCGGCTGTGCGGGCACCCAATCGGCGCTGGATGCCGATGGGCCGTCCGCCTTGGCGCTCGAGAACCTCATAATTCTGTTTGTCGCCGTCTGCGGCATCGTCTTCGTGCTCGTCATGGGCGTCATGGCCTGGGCTTTGGTCCGAAGCCCTGGCGCCCCAGACAGGCCGCGTCCGCAGACCGAGCGTTCCATGGGCAGGGTCGTCGCCGGCGCAGTCGTTGCAACTTTCGTCGTCATCACCTTCCTGACCGCTGCCAGCTTCTACGCAACGCCCGGTCTCGATCGTGGGAAGGCCGATCCCCCGACGATCCTCGTCCGGGGCCAGCAATGGTGGTGGCAGTTCACTTACCTCGATCCCGATCCGGCAAGGACATTTCAGACCGCCAACGAGCTGCATATACCGGTCGGGACAGACGTTCGCCTGCGCCTGGAGGCAAGCGACGTCATCCATTCCTTTTGGGTGCCGAACCTCACGGGAAAGCAGGATCTGGTTCCCGGACGCGAAAATGCCCTGACGCTCCATGCAAGCAAAGCCGGGGTCTACCGCGGTCAGTGCGCAGAATTCTGCGGCCTTCAGCACAGCCATATGGCGTTGCTTGTTATTGCCGAGGAGCCCGATGACCATGCCCGGTGGCTGGAAGCGCAAAGGGGAGCGGCAGTTCTTCCCGCAGATAGTGAAGCCGCAGCGGGAAAGCTCGTCTTCATGAGCAAGCCTTGCGCCGCCTGCCACACGATCCGCGGCACCGAGGCTTCGGGCACCACAGGCCCCGACCTCACTCATGTCGGCAGCCGGAGCATGATCGCCGCCGGACTGCTGGACAATACGCGGGGATCAGTTGCCGCGTGGATTGCCGATCCGCAAACGCTGAAGCCGGGAAACAACATGCCGCTGGTCCCGGTCTCCAGCGAAGAGCTGCGCCAATTGAGCGCCTATATGAAGGCCCTGCGATGA
- a CDS encoding c-type cytochrome: protein MSESRRFHWIAAGTLLCMLLIGAAIGWARHPRQYRADPPVTTALDQFKLMPDRIGGTPPDVYFALGKPYEATAFDLSQGKRLYSWFGCSSCHGDGRGGTGPSFLDGWWFYGSEMVSVVASIRDGRPQGMPSYGNKMTSDQIWQLAGYVRTIGAYSAPYTAPSRNDDKHTRPSENRAPAAGLFEEGPAGVRADRGVQP, encoded by the coding sequence ATGAGCGAGAGCAGACGTTTCCATTGGATTGCGGCAGGAACTCTCCTCTGCATGCTGCTTATCGGCGCGGCGATCGGTTGGGCGAGACACCCCCGCCAGTACCGGGCCGATCCGCCGGTCACCACCGCTCTCGATCAGTTCAAGCTGATGCCCGACCGCATCGGCGGCACGCCGCCCGATGTCTATTTCGCGCTCGGCAAACCCTATGAGGCGACGGCCTTTGATTTGAGCCAGGGCAAGCGTCTTTATTCCTGGTTCGGCTGCTCTAGTTGCCATGGAGATGGACGCGGTGGAACCGGCCCCTCCTTTCTCGACGGGTGGTGGTTCTACGGTTCCGAAATGGTGTCGGTCGTGGCCTCCATTCGCGACGGCCGGCCCCAGGGCATGCCATCCTACGGGAATAAAATGACGAGCGACCAGATCTGGCAGCTTGCCGGCTACGTCAGGACGATCGGTGCCTATTCCGCACCCTATACCGCGCCGAGCCGGAACGACGACAAGCATACGAGACCGTCCGAGAACCGCGCTCCGGCCGCGGGTCTTTTCGAGGAAGGACCGGCTGGTGTCCGCGCTGATCGAGGTGTCCAGCCTTGA
- a CDS encoding FdhF/YdeP family oxidoreductase yields the protein MSARSKKHPKIGKGSHTAGGWGAARSTGEILLREHVPRSGPSLLAHQNKADGYMCVSCAWAKPAKPHPMEFCENGAKATAWEVTSRRADRAFFAAHTLHELEGWSDHDLEEQGRLTHPMRWNSATDKYEPVGWAEAFEEIGRELRSIAPQQVDFYTSGRASLETAYMYQLLARIFGSNNLPDSSNMCHESSSVALPESIGSSVGTAILSDFENCDCIFYMAQNVNTSSPRMLHDLQDAVDRGVKIVTFNPLREPGLEHFINPQMPGQMLTGRSTPISSEYYQVRNGGDIAALFGVCKALIEADDALKASGTSKVAGADAVPKDPSNAAAVAFAASMAAADRRHVLDHDFIQIHTSGFEEFANAARGHDWAELERVSGLTREQMTQAANTYAKAEAVLMVYGMGLTQHVMGVQNVQMVVNLALLRGNIGKPGANICAVRGHSNVQGQRTVGITEKPGLAPLGKLSELYQFEPPTWEGRSTVDTCKAIMQGEAKAFVSLGGNFLRAVPETEAMEDGWRKLRLSVQIATKLNRSHVIHGEIAYLLPCLGRLEIDEQASGAQAVSIESSVAHFHGSRGRAKPASKELLSEPAIIAGIAKATLSKGQVPWDEWVGDYSKIRDAIEATYPETFRDFNKRMFQPGGFPRPVPARQRKFATANKKANFITPSRLFPELDINPAAGSVLNLATLRSNDQFNTTIYGYGDRYRGVDGTRKVVFMNEDDIQRLGFKDGDVVDLTTAIDYATVRRVTGFRVARHDVPAGCCAAYYPEANPLFPLAHHDAKAKTPSYKLLPVSLSLSDAPSPS from the coding sequence ATGTCAGCGAGATCGAAGAAACACCCCAAGATCGGCAAAGGCAGTCATACAGCGGGCGGATGGGGAGCGGCCAGATCCACCGGCGAGATCCTTCTGCGCGAGCACGTGCCGCGATCCGGACCGTCGCTGCTTGCCCATCAAAACAAGGCCGACGGCTATATGTGCGTCAGCTGCGCCTGGGCCAAGCCTGCCAAGCCTCATCCCATGGAGTTTTGCGAGAACGGCGCGAAGGCAACCGCCTGGGAGGTCACCAGCCGGCGTGCCGACCGCGCCTTTTTCGCCGCCCATACCTTGCATGAGCTGGAAGGATGGAGCGATCACGATCTTGAGGAGCAGGGCCGCCTGACCCACCCGATGCGCTGGAACAGCGCAACCGACAAATACGAACCCGTCGGCTGGGCCGAGGCCTTCGAAGAAATCGGCCGAGAGCTGCGGTCCATCGCTCCGCAGCAGGTCGATTTTTACACCTCCGGACGGGCCTCGCTCGAAACTGCCTACATGTACCAGCTGCTTGCCCGCATCTTCGGCAGCAACAACCTGCCCGACTCCTCCAACATGTGTCACGAAAGCTCCTCGGTCGCGCTTCCCGAAAGTATCGGCTCCTCCGTCGGCACGGCAATCCTTTCCGATTTCGAAAACTGCGACTGCATTTTCTACATGGCCCAGAACGTCAACACCTCCTCGCCGAGGATGCTCCACGACCTGCAGGATGCCGTCGACCGAGGCGTGAAAATCGTCACGTTCAATCCGCTGCGCGAACCCGGCCTCGAACATTTCATCAACCCGCAAATGCCGGGGCAGATGCTGACCGGCCGCTCGACCCCGATCTCCTCGGAATATTACCAGGTGAGGAACGGAGGCGACATTGCAGCGCTCTTCGGCGTGTGCAAGGCGCTGATCGAAGCCGACGACGCGCTGAAGGCATCGGGAACGAGCAAGGTCGCGGGCGCCGACGCCGTGCCAAAAGATCCCTCGAATGCTGCAGCGGTCGCCTTTGCCGCATCCATGGCGGCAGCCGACCGGAGACATGTGCTCGACCATGATTTCATCCAGATCCACACGTCGGGCTTCGAAGAATTTGCCAATGCAGCACGCGGACATGACTGGGCGGAGCTGGAGCGGGTGTCTGGTCTGACCCGCGAACAGATGACCCAGGCGGCAAACACTTATGCCAAGGCCGAAGCCGTGCTGATGGTTTACGGCATGGGGCTCACCCAGCATGTAATGGGTGTTCAAAACGTTCAGATGGTTGTCAATCTGGCTCTTTTGCGCGGCAATATCGGCAAACCCGGCGCCAATATCTGTGCTGTGCGCGGGCATTCGAATGTTCAGGGGCAGCGCACGGTCGGAATAACCGAAAAGCCGGGTCTGGCGCCGCTCGGCAAGCTTTCGGAACTCTACCAGTTCGAGCCGCCGACCTGGGAAGGCCGCTCGACCGTCGATACCTGCAAGGCGATCATGCAGGGCGAAGCGAAGGCCTTCGTCAGCCTGGGCGGTAATTTTCTGCGCGCCGTTCCCGAAACGGAAGCTATGGAAGACGGCTGGCGAAAGCTGCGCCTGAGCGTCCAGATCGCCACCAAGCTCAACCGCAGTCATGTCATTCATGGCGAGATCGCCTATCTCCTGCCCTGTCTCGGCCGGCTGGAGATCGATGAACAAGCAAGCGGTGCGCAAGCCGTCTCCATCGAAAGCTCGGTGGCGCATTTCCACGGATCGCGCGGAAGGGCTAAGCCCGCCAGCAAGGAACTCCTTTCGGAGCCTGCGATCATCGCCGGCATCGCCAAGGCGACGCTTTCGAAGGGCCAGGTCCCCTGGGACGAATGGGTGGGGGATTATTCGAAGATCCGCGACGCGATCGAGGCGACCTATCCCGAAACCTTCAGAGACTTCAACAAACGGATGTTCCAGCCGGGCGGCTTTCCGCGGCCGGTCCCGGCCCGGCAGCGCAAATTCGCAACGGCAAACAAGAAAGCCAATTTCATAACGCCGTCACGGCTCTTTCCGGAGCTCGACATCAACCCCGCGGCCGGCAGCGTCCTCAATCTCGCGACGTTGCGCTCGAACGACCAGTTCAACACGACGATCTACGGCTATGGCGATCGTTACCGCGGTGTCGATGGCACCAGGAAGGTCGTCTTCATGAACGAAGACGACATCCAGCGGCTGGGTTTTAAGGACGGTGACGTCGTCGACCTGACCACGGCTATCGATTACGCCACGGTGCGCCGTGTCACCGGCTTCAGGGTCGCCCGGCACGATGTGCCAGCGGGATGCTGCGCGGCCTATTACCCGGAGGCCAATCCGCTTTTTCCGCTGGCCCACCACGATGCGAAAGCCAAGACCCCATCCTACAAGCTGTTGCCGGTGAGCCTCAGCCTCTCCGACGCCCCTTCGCCATCTTGA
- a CDS encoding sigma-70 family RNA polymerase sigma factor — protein MKSSFPTSSASSCKTPSAIQSEIVQFTPALRAFARRFLRGEDDIDDLVQETLLKALNSLHLYQPGTSLKSWLFTIMRNTFCTNYRRQKREPTAMDAAMEQIAIAPSQEWALRERELEQALTQLPDDRRRALLLVATGTSYEDAAKLCGCRLGTLKSRVNRARGSLLSMLGNSFD, from the coding sequence ATGAAGTCCTCATTTCCGACAAGCTCTGCGTCAAGCTGCAAAACACCGTCCGCCATCCAGTCGGAGATCGTCCAGTTCACGCCGGCATTGCGCGCCTTTGCCCGGCGGTTCCTGCGCGGCGAAGACGACATCGATGACCTTGTGCAGGAAACCCTGCTGAAGGCATTGAACTCGCTCCATCTCTATCAGCCCGGCACGTCGTTGAAATCCTGGCTGTTCACCATCATGCGAAATACGTTTTGCACCAATTACCGTCGCCAGAAGCGCGAGCCGACCGCTATGGACGCGGCGATGGAACAGATTGCAATTGCACCGAGCCAGGAATGGGCACTGCGCGAGCGCGAGCTGGAACAAGCCCTGACGCAACTTCCAGACGACAGGCGACGGGCGCTGCTACTGGTGGCGACCGGAACGAGCTACGAGGATGCCGCAAAACTGTGCGGCTGCCGGCTCGGCACCTTGAAAAGCCGCGTTAATCGGGCCCGCGGGTCATTGCTGTCGATGCTCGGAAACAGCTTCGACTGA